CAAGGCAGACATTATTTGATCATGGTTATTAATTATGTTCGTTAAATAAAGTCTGGAAATAACATATTAAAAAAAAAAGTCTAGGTGAGCAAACATTTATCAATTTAGTTTCCAACATATTATTATGTTTCTCAGTCAATTTTATTCTAGTTTCTTACTCGAATATCTCATTAATAACAAGGCCATAAAGAAGGGGGATGGATTTGTGTGCCAGGTTTACCTGACATAGCTGAGTTTCAATATACATCTTCTCAATTAATCAATTTCATAGTTTACTGAAAATATTATCAAGGCAATGAGATGGTCTCTCTCCGTCCATGCACCCTGTGCCATAGTTTGAGGATCCTTCTTTCATTCGGATTACCCAATTTAGTATTTTGTCTTTTCTCTGTTTTTTTTTTCCCAATTCTTTCAGTTTTGTGATTTTTTTAATTTAATTAAGCATTAGAAAATCATCAAAAAAAAAAAAAACTCTTCTATTCGAAAAAACATCTTCTCATTAGATTTCTCGGAAGAGAGTTTACTTGATAGAAAACAAAAAAAAAAATACATCAACAGTTTTCAAAACGTAATCTGTTTTCTGAATAAACCAAATACTGAATTGATTTCTTTCCATGTTGAATGTGATTTTACAAGTTAAAAAAAAATATTTTTTTAAGATTGAGTGTATATGTCAATTTGTAAAGATATCATCATGACTGAAGTCTAATGTGATTGTGAGCGTGTATACACATCATCAGTTTCACTAATAAAGCTTCTGAAAATAGTATAAAATAATTCTTTACATTTAAGAATAAAATCTGGTTTATATATTCTAGTCTACAAACGATGTGAAACCTTATAGTACTAATCATGCATGATAAAAAAAAAATATAATCAGGAATGACTAGGTACAGAGAATTTTTTCTGAACTGATTCTATATATATTACGTTAGGTTGCATACCTGTGAATTCAAAGTTAAATACTTATTTAGATAAATTGAAAATTAAGGGATGTTTTCCTTCAAAGGTTATGACTTCTTGAATAATTAAACACACAACAAAAAGTGAGTGATCGGGGTCAATTATATATAATAGTGGAAATGAATAGAAAAAATATTGTTTTTATAAATTAAAGAAGAAAAAGGCAAAGGGAGAAAAAAGTCGGCTTTCCTTTTGGTTTGGCCGGTTTATATCCGCCCCCAGAGATTGCCTATCTGTCTCTCTCTGTCTTCTCCTTCTCCACTCACCCTCTCTGTCATCTCCTACACAGAAGCCAATCATACGCAGACGAAGCACCCCCTAGAGAGAGAGAGAGAGATCAACATAAGTCTCAGCTTAAGCACGTTTTGGAGATTTTCACCGGTAAAGAAAGAATCTTCCTTTGTTTCTGGAATCATTTCTCTCGATTTTCCACTTCTTGGATCGTTTCAAGCAAACCCATCTTTGCTTTCCTCGCTTAGATTTCAATTTTCTGATTCGATCTTCGTTTTAGACTCTGTGCTTAGTAAAGTTGCAATCTTTATGCGAACCCTGATTCCAGTTTCTTGTGAGATGAAAGCCTTGAGCTTTATTGTGATCGCGAGCTTAGTAGAAGAAGATAGTTTTATGCATACAATATTTAGTTGGGTTTGAACTGTTTCAGGAACTCAAAGCTGTGAGGATCTTTACTTGAAAGAAGAGAGAACAAATATGCCCAGGTGGATCTGTTGTGGTGGGCATAGATCAGGAGATTCTGATATATCAAATGATGAGAAACATCTGAAAACTCAATGGCAGCAACCTGATGGTATGTAATGTTTTGTAGACTAGTGACTTCCCCTTATGGTTATTATTCTTGTGCTATGCTTTGCACACTATATAGAGTGCTTTAGGCTTTGGAGTTGACTGTTTTGGAGGTAACTTGAAACATTTGATGAATATATTTGTATGTTTCTAACTGTAATACATTACATGCAGCAAATAAGACAAGACCACAAGCTGTTGCAAAGCCTGAGGCGCCCAAGGAAGCACTCCCCATTGAAGTTCCTCCCTTGTCTGTGGAAGAGGTTGAAGAAAAGACTGACAATTTCGGATCAAAGTCGCTCATTGGTGAGGGATCTTATGGAAGGGTGTATTATGCTACTCTTAGTGATGGTAAAGCTGTTGCTTTGAAGAAACTCGATGTTGCCCCTGAAGCTGAAACAAACACCGAGTTCTTGAGTCAGGTTAGTTTCAATCTCTCTTCCTCCTTTGTCTTTAGGGAAGATTTGTCTTTATATCATCTTGGTTGCTTCTCCCTTAGGTTTCAATGGTTTCAAGACTGAAGCATGACAACTTCATTCAGCTGGTGGGTTATTGCGTCGATGAGAACCTCCGTGTTCTTGCTTACGAGTTTGCAACGATGGGATCACTCCACGACGTCCTACACGGTAGGAAGGGAGTTCAAGGCGCGCAGCCAGGTCCAACGCTCGACTGGATAACGAGGGTGAAGATAGCCGTTGAGGCGGCTAGGGGTTTAGAATACCTTCACGAGAAGGTTCAGCCTCCTGTAATACACAGAGACGTGAGATCTAGCAACGTGCTTCTCTTTGAAGACTATCAAGCGAAAGTTGCTGATTTCAATCTCTCGAATCAAGCTCCTGATAATGCTGCTCGTCTTCACTCTACAAGAGTCTTGGGCACCTTTGGCTATCACGCTCCAGAGTAATTAACGTTCCTTTAAAACCTTACAAGTTCTATATGAACGAAGCAGCTAAAGACGTGCGTGTTTCTGTTTGCAGATATGCTATGACTGGACAGTTGACACAGAAGAGTGATGTGTATAGCTTTGGGGTTGTGCTTCTTGAGCTTTTGACAGGGAGGAAACCTGTGGATCACACAATGCCACGTGGCCAACAGAGTCTTGTAACCTGGGTACGTGTATCATCTGTGCCCTCTCCCCAAACCTGTTTCCTGCTCTGTTTTAATCTCCTGTCTTGTAAGTTAATAGTTTGCCGTTTATTTATTCAGGCTACACCGAGACTAAGTGAAGACAAAGTGAAGCAGTGTGTTGATCCAAAGCTAAAAGGAGAGTATCCTCCTAAATCAGTAGCTAAGGTACTATCGAAGGATCTCAAATATATCTGAATAATTGGATGATAATAAACTCAGTTTCCATCTGTAATGTGGGCAATGCAGCTAGCAGCGGTGGCGGCATTGTGTGTGCAATATGAATCAGAGTTTAGACCGAATATGAGTATCGTTGTGAAAGCTTTGCAGCCACTTCTCAAACCTCCAGCGCCGGCCCCTGTACCTGAGTCTTGAGTTTTTGCGTTGTTGGATTCTTTCTTTGTTCATACAAAGTTTAGTTTGTATTTTGGTTGGTGTGAAAGGGAGGGATACTTTGATATTTTGCACTTGTTTTATGTCTGGATTGGAGCAACAAAAGATGTATTGCGTTTGCTGTTCTTTTGACATTTCCTTAGGGATTTATTTGAATATTTGGTCTCATTTGGTCTCTTGACTATACATTGACACCTCTTTTCAAGGTTAATCTGATTCTCTTGAGGCATTTACAGAGTCAAACACAGTGGCTAACAAGTTGTGTTCAGTGCATGTTCTGATTCTGATTCTACCTTCTAAAGTGCATGTTCCACGATAGAGTCTATTTCTATAATAATATGTTATTTGAACTGTATAACAATTGAACATTACGACACTATTGTGCTAGCTGGAGAGAGATTAAAAAAAATCAGTTTGGATTTGTAAGGATGAGTAAGTGGTCTAATGAAACAGATGTAACACATGGTTTAATATATGTCGACGACACACTGATTAAAGCAGACAGACAGAAGTAATAAAGAATGCTGTAATAGTACCAGTTTGTTCCTGGCCATCGCTGTCATCAAAAAAGCAATAATAATAGTGGCTTTGAAAAAAAAATTTCTTTCGAATACAAGAGAGAGTTAAAGGGAGATATATGAAGTTTTGTACCATGTCATGGACTCATGTTTGGTAAGGACAAGGTTTAAGAGACCAAAACTTAAGTCTGTATTGTTTCATTGCATCAGGATTTACGCATAGTGGAGACCGTCAAACTATCACTAGTAAAATCGTGAGGACAGTAGTGTGCCAGTCCATGTCATCTCACCCTACCTATTGATGTCTAGACTACATGAAATAAATCACATCCTCGATGAACATATATATACACAAGGAGGTGGATAAAAGAGAACGAAAGAAAGTAACATTTTATCTTTGATGTGCCCATGTGTTGTTCTTTTTTAAGAGCTAAAAAAAAAACCATATACATCTTCTCAAAAGAGGTGATTACTCCATAATAATAATAATAATAAAAACATCTATAGCGTGGAAGAAACCTCCAAGACTGATCACGTCCAAGGAGTTGGAATCTAAAAATTATCAACCCCACCAAAAGTTATAAAGCTCATTAAAACAGGTAATACAAATATCATAGGCATCGGAACTGAATTTAAAAAAAAAAACGAACCATCTTTACAAATAAGCGTGGTTCTTATATCTTTGGAACAGAAAGACCGAAACCAAAAAATCGGAAAATCGAAGCGGAATCGAACCAAAAATCGTACACCCAAACCTAGTTTAAGCATTGGAGAACACGATATGAGGCACAATGTCAGTTTTCTTAGTTCACCACTCTGGTCTCTCCTTTTCTAGGGGGAGTTGTGGCCTAAGAACAAAGATACCACAATTTTGTACTTGTTATAAACCAGCTTCATATTTTAATGAAGTTCACATATTTAACAAAAAAAGGCAACCACAATATCAATATTCTACTTGAACTGTAACAAATTCTCTAGAGTTTTCATCAATTTAAGTTCTAAGCCAAATTAAAAGATACACACCTCAAATTTGAACAAACTCTCTAGTGTTCTCATCAATTTAGTCGTGACAGTTATATATTTCACAAATAGGCTCACTAATTATTTTTGACTCATGCAATCCTATCTTTCATAAATATTTATACATAAATTCAAACTAATCTGTAAAATTTGAAACAATCTATTCAATGAAAAAAATATACCGTAAATTTATTATATTTAAAAAATTGATAGACACATATATAGACACATATATATTATAATATATATCAATTTAGAATTGAAAACAAAATGTTTATATAAAAATAAATGAAAACAAAATTCGCGCGGTTGCGCGAGTCGAGATCTAGTAACATACTTTAAAACTGTGAGTGCGGTGCTATTTCTTTTTCTTAGGCCTTATGCTTCAATAATCTTTCACCAGAAATTCTCACAAAACTATTACTATTTAATTAGTGAGTCTTTTCAAAATATTGAGAGACTCATGCAGGGCCGGACCTGATAATTTTTTGCCCAAAAGCAAAAAATAAAAAATTGGCCCATAATTTGAATAAAACATGAAAATATCAAAAAAATGTTTTCATGTTATTCGAATCCAGAGCCCCTGATCAGTAATATAGATAACATTTATCACTAAAACTAGAGAAGAACTTCAATTTTTTTTGCCCCCAAAATTAATATTTTTTGTTGGCCCCAAACCATGATCAATTTGGTATCAAGCACGGCCATGGATTAACTATTAAATTTCTTAAACAGAAATTCTAATCAAAATTTTGAGAGATTTTACTATTAAATTTTGTAA
The DNA window shown above is from Brassica oleracea var. oleracea cultivar TO1000 chromosome C3, BOL, whole genome shotgun sequence and carries:
- the LOC106327924 gene encoding PTI1-like tyrosine-protein kinase 2, which codes for MPRWICCGGHRSGDSDISNDEKHLKTQWQQPDANKTRPQAVAKPEAPKEALPIEVPPLSVEEVEEKTDNFGSKSLIGEGSYGRVYYATLSDGKAVALKKLDVAPEAETNTEFLSQVSMVSRLKHDNFIQLVGYCVDENLRVLAYEFATMGSLHDVLHGRKGVQGAQPGPTLDWITRVKIAVEAARGLEYLHEKVQPPVIHRDVRSSNVLLFEDYQAKVADFNLSNQAPDNAARLHSTRVLGTFGYHAPEYAMTGQLTQKSDVYSFGVVLLELLTGRKPVDHTMPRGQQSLVTWATPRLSEDKVKQCVDPKLKGEYPPKSVAKLAAVAALCVQYESEFRPNMSIVVKALQPLLKPPAPAPVPES